The Spirosoma linguale DSM 74 DNA window ATGGACATTATTTTGGATGAACTAACCGCTGGACTGCCCAATACAACGCAGTTGATACACGCAGTTATCCGGCTGGTAGCCGCCACCCTGCTCGGTGGCGTGATCGGGCTACAGCGCCAACGATGGGGGAAGTCGGCCGGCTTACGAACGCACATTTTGGTGACGGTCGGCACGACGTTGTTTGTACTGGCTGCAGCAGGGAGCGGCATGTCATTGGATGGCATATCAAGAGTCATTCAGGGGCTTACTGCGGGGATTGGATTCATTGGCGCGGGGGCCATCCTCAAGGTAAGCAAGAGTCGGGAGATTCAGGGCTTAACAACGGCGGCTGGTATCTGGATAACAGCGGCAATTGGCGTCACTGTCGGGCTGGGCAGTCTGGGGCTGGCTCTACTGGGCACCGTCTTAACCTGGGTCATTCTCACGTTTGTTGGACGAATTGACTTTAAACAGCAGATTAAGCGAATCGAAGAGGAGAATCGGGAACGTAAAATTTAAAAAGCCAACTACTCCCACAGAGAAGCAGTTGGCAATAGAGCGTTTTTGTCCGTTAAGTCAATCCGTGTCTGACCGGCGCTAACCGGCCAAGTTTGTCGCTAACGCTTATTCATGAGCATGTAGGGGCTCTTTTGCTCCGTGTTCATGCGAGTGATGTAAGGCCGCTTCTTCCGCATGATGATGGGCATGAGTACTCAGGCCGAAAGCGGTATAGCCATGATGAGCCGCCTTTTGGTGATCGCCAGCGGTTACGTGCTTGGCTGCAGCCCGATGATTGTCGGCGGCCTGCTGGAAATACTCGGCTGCCTTTTGGTGATGTTCAGCTACTTTTTGATGCTCTTGAGGGTGATCGGTCATGATACTAGGGTTTTGAGGTAAAATAAATTAATCTTTTGTTCGCCCGTTGTATGGGTGCTTATAAGGTAACCCAAAGCCAATGGAAAAGTTAACCATTAGCGGAATCGACTGCCTCCGATAATATTTTTGAGTAATCCCCCCAATCCTCCTGAACTCAGGCCACCGTGTTTTCGTCGGCCACTTACACCAGCCAGCATAGCGATGAATGAGCCTAAGCCACCACCTCCCTGGCTTACAGTTCCTCCCGCTAACCCGCCCAACAGGCCGCCTAATCCCTTTTGTTGGCCCCGTTTATGGCCGCTGCCCAGCATTTTTCCAAGCACCAGTGGGGCTACAACGCCCAGCACGCCCTGGACCATCTGGGGGGATATATTAACATTCCTAAATGCATTACCAAAGCCACTGTTGGTCAAAAATGCGGGGGAAGTAGGGTCCTCTCCCTGCTGCCGGGCCTCTCCCGCTTTATTGACGAACTGGTTAAGAATGCTGAACTGTTCCTGACTAACCTGTAAATAGGCAGCCATTTCCTCCATTCGTTGCTGTTCCTGAGCTGTGTATTGGCCATCAGCCTTCGCCAAACTAATCACATCGGTGATGAACGAAAAGCGGAGTTGACTTCCCTTGAGCACATCGAGACATTTCTGCATGCTCACCTGAGAGGGATCATTGGCGATCTGGCGGACCTCCTGCTGCATATTGGGGGGTAGTTCAGCCGCCTGACTTACCAGATTTAGAAATTCTAATTCCTGAGCGGAAACATTGCCATCCGCTAAAGCCATCGTTGCAAGCGCCCCCAGATAAGCTCCTCGTTCGGGCAAGGGGTAGTTTTTCAGCAGGCTATTTTGTTCTGGTTCCATTGCGTCAAAAATAGTAAGGTAGTAGTTGAGTTGTGAAAACGGGATGCCGGGCCATACTCGTACCAACTACTTTAATCAGGAACGGTTATGGTTGATAATTTCTATTCAGTAACGATAGGCTATAAGTATCGTTTATTCTCATGCAAACCCGCCCATTTGACACAAGATCCCCGTCGTCAGTGGGAAAAGGAACTTCCTGATTTAACCTTTGAAAAAACAACTGTTATTACTCAGTCTTCCCTATTTTGTCGTTGGCACTGTATCCTACTCACGGAGTAATTAATAGTTACCAAGAAACACTTTGAATTACGTACATCAACTTTTAAACGTTATAATTCGTGAATCTTATCTTTCACAGAACCTGGTTAACATTCAAAAAGCAACGCACTGTTTTATTGGCTTTGATCAGCTATCAGGCGTCACTGATTCTTTCCTTTGGACAGTCCCCGTATGAACTTAAGACTGACCGGGAATTAACGCTGCTTGGGGTTGGTGCATTAACGGGAATTACCTCCCTGGTGCTCGAACAACAGGTAAAACCTTGGACGCCAAGCGAAATTGCTTTGCTGAATCGGAATACAAT harbors:
- a CDS encoding hypothetical protein (KEGG: hypothetical protein); translated protein: MEPEQNSLLKNYPLPERGAYLGALATMALADGNVSAQELEFLNLVSQAAELPPNMQQEVRQIANDPSQVSMQKCLDVLKGSQLRFSFITDVISLAKADGQYTAQEQQRMEEMAAYLQVSQEQFSILNQFVNKAGEARQQGEDPTSPAFLTNSGFGNAFRNVNISPQMVQGVLGVVAPLVLGKMLGSGHKRGQQKGLGGLLGGLAGGTVSQGGGGLGSFIAMLAGVSGRRKHGGLSSGGLGGLLKNIIGGSRFR
- a CDS encoding MgtC/SapB transporter (PFAM: MgtC/SapB transporter~KEGG: tbd:Tbd_0663 putative Mg(2+) transporter) → MDIILDELTAGLPNTTQLIHAVIRLVAATLLGGVIGLQRQRWGKSAGLRTHILVTVGTTLFVLAAAGSGMSLDGISRVIQGLTAGIGFIGAGAILKVSKSREIQGLTTAAGIWITAAIGVTVGLGSLGLALLGTVLTWVILTFVGRIDFKQQIKRIEEENRERKI